Part of the Henckelia pumila isolate YLH828 chromosome 2, ASM3356847v2, whole genome shotgun sequence genome is shown below.
GGGCTAGAATCGTCTTGATGTTGGTTAAGTATGGGCGGTagtttcacggccaaaggtggccggagcaggcggCACGGTTAGTTTTTCtaaagccgctcagggctgctcacggccgcagcacgAGGGGAGATAGAgtttcgggttttagggttctaggtgctttccgggtcgggtcatgggtccgggtcggtttcagtaagtcatgggtcaagtctagtgggtccggatctgggttaagttagtcgggctcgggtattttatttttaagttaattattaagttaaagtgttttaattgggctaattagattaattaaattaatgggctacatttaagtttcttaatgggcttgaataattattttaagttagtccaatgatttttattggcTTTGGAGCCCacgaaaattattgggccagtctttgggtttttaggcccattgggccagattaagttgttattgggccaagtatgtgctaatgggctttaattgatttattgggcttagaaagaTGTTAATGggtttaagtatgttaatgggccactctcaatgttaatgggccagaatttaagaaaatgggcttgagggttagggccagcagttcaggacaacccatgagaaattgcatgtgtcctgaatatatatttaattatttttatgcatggaagttatttttaatatttatatgttagtatgaaattaaattaaatatatatgaaggacacacattttatttaagtacatgcattcatgaaataatttttatgcatgatttaatgtttaaggttgagcaaaagaaaataattttatgttggaagttgaagtagtgtgacaatttaagggggattcgtccccatatgtaaactattgaagggcagtttactgccaatttaagaggtgattcgtcaccgccacgtacgttggttaccacgctgatcagtatttaatgtatgtatttaaggttacactatggatacaaccatgcgatgttagaaaatattttgctcaacaatttttatgtattattatgatatttaagtttaatttaagtttatgttatgttcatgatatttttaagcatgctcattcatgtatatgttatgtattagtattaaagtgatttaaattattttaaacccttgttatgttagcatgttgggcctctaggctcactacactggtatggtgcaggtgagtacgtagaggaggacgtagtacccaccggcggcgaggacctatgagcggacatgcagtgaccccgtgaccgttgtctgagtctatatgcatgttttgaatattttatcatgttaCACATTTTTACTTATTTTCAGCAAATTGACACTATTGTATGtttttattcaaatattttcagtgcatgcaaattttatttattttgcttatgtcagtattttattaaatgttagactcagatatttaatttattaaaggttgtttttatttaagttatttattttaaaatctatttattctgtgcatatatgtatgggcatgtatgtacatctattttacttagttttattttaaaaaaaaaaaaaatttccgcatatttatttatatttagagagttagggtcgtttcaaaaaTAATGCTACATCTAGGACAATACTCGTAATACATGTGCTATACCAAAAAatgtgaataaaataatattacatACTTACTATGATGTATAATAATAGTACTATTGTTGTGTATACCTGGtactaatatcattatcaaaataatgctacttttgtaATAGTATTGATACTATATGTGACTGACCCAAACAACACCAACACATTAAATATAAAAGCAAACAACATCAACAACAAGCAGCTGTATTAGTATATCAATGaaacttcaaaataaaataaactactactagtattatttatttaagtcgCCGAGATAAATCGATCATCAAAAATAATACAAGACTAGTTTCATTCTTAAAATACTAGATGCACGTTCACACATCCAAATGGGACTCCTACCAAAGTTTCATTCTTCTTCCTGTGACACCTACCAAGAAACCAAGTACATCATCAAGAAACAgttgacaaaaaaaaatttaatttaaaagatTAAATGTATGTGGTATACATTATCAGAAAACATATtcctaaattaattatttgtatGTGCATCTGTTGTGCCCTGCTCTATGCCACTGACCAAACTCACTAGAGTTTGCATATAAAATCTGTTACATATTGTTGTAATTTGCACAATATATTTTATCTTTCTAGtcatcaatttcaaatcaatTGATGCATTACAATACTTCCAtgaaatcaatattttaaaaaaaaaatcatagcattactacaaaaattgaaaaaaaaaaaacggctctaattcaatttaaaaaaaaaagaataaagaaAATCTAAGTGAATACCTTTCAACGTATTTGTTACTTTGCGTATGTTCACTTCTTTTTAGAGACCACAAATCAATTATTCTCAATTTTAAACTCAGTACAATTGAATCATGTTTGAGACATCATTGCCATCATTCAAAATCACAAACATTTTCTCATGGCCCATGGGGAACTACATATTACCAACACACTGTTTCTAGCTTAATCTATACATACTTTGTTGATGGCCCAAAAAATATCTCCATTAAACTCACCAAATCATTTACCAATATCATACAATCCCTTAAAATTTGTATAGTTTTTGGAGCAAAATCATATAATTGTCCTCAAGCATGACATTTCACTTGAAATTAGGTTTTTTCCTCAACCCATCTAACCAAGATGTGGGttggaaggaaaaaaaaaattatagatatTGGGTAGTAAACAAAGTGAACTAATAAAAAGACGACTCAACACAATCTTTTAACAAAcataaaaaatctcaaacaatcaCCGTCAAATCCTCAAATCTAccaaaaaaaactctaaaataGAAatgacaaaaagaaaaaaaaattatataaaatttgccaAATAAAACTTCTAATATGCAAAAACTAAGTCCAAACAACCTCAAGTATGAAAAACGAAGCTAAAATtaccaaagaaaaaaaaattaacattaCCACCAGAGAAAACAATGCTTTTGAAGTGAAAAATATCGTCGTCGTCACCCACAATCGCCATTGATAGAAGCTCATTGATCCAAGAATTTTTTGccttctcttttatttttcagaaatgaAATTTTCTTGAAGATAATGAGTCTcgttttttatttaatgttcTTAATTAATAACTCTATTTAAAGTTCATTATACATATAATAAGAAATTTTGACATGGGAGCtgaaactaaaaaaaatgatagtGAGAGctcttaataaaatattctgaCACGGGGAGCTGAAACTAAAAAAAGATGATAGTGGGAACCCTTAAATAATATTCTGACAAAGAGAGTTCGAACATAAAAAAAGTTGAGAGTGGAGAATTCTTATAAAATATTCTGACAGAGGATTGATTTGTAAAGTGCCATAACTTAAAAATATGTGTTTCAGaatattaaataattcaatttttttaaataaaaaataactagAAAAAACTGAATTGGCGAGGCAAGCAGCATCAACATTGTGCCGGGGTGCAAGGGATGCCCACGAGGATTTACCAAATGGGTGTATTTCGCATGCAGGTCGGACAATGTTTAAAAACTATACTGTCTATAAGCATATGAACAACATATTTTCAAATTGAGACAACTCACACTTAGTTctcaaaaatattcataatttcCATTCCGGATGATGATTTACACATCTGAGACGAAAGTAAGCCGACACATCTGAGATGCTCTTGAAGAATATGAAACCTGCTCAAGTATTTTGGCGTCTTCACCATGAGACACTGAATTTATGTCCATCCTCTGCAATACTTTAGCATGCCTCAGAATATATCTAATCATGTTCAACTCGTCATCCCCACCTTCAAATCCATGAATCACTACATATTTGAGGGATGATAATAGACATTTCGGCAACTGCTTAGGCTCCCTCCAGCGTTTTAGTTCGTCTTTCACCTGATGAAATCAATACCACCAACACCACCTAAGTctataaacaaaaacaaactaaaGAGGAAATAAAGAGAAGATAATATATTCACTCATTCACTATAATAAGTCCTCGATCATTGGCAGCAAGAAACCTTTAGAACTGTAAGGGACTCCAGATTATAAGCACTTTGAAGCAATTCTGTCAGGAGAATATACCAATCAGCTTCTATTTCCAGTTTGATCAAATTATGAAACTTTGTAGTACCGATGGAAAATGTCGAATCCAGAAGCTGAAGACAAAGCGTAAAGAGGTCAGAAGACGATGTGATCatatagctagctagctagacacgaaaacatatatatacctTCATCGAAACGTTGTTTCTAAGTGTTAAACTTTTGGCATTAGATAGCTTGTCAACAAAGTGAAAAATACTCCTCCAACAGTCTTTTACCTCAAAAAAGAGATCCCAGGAAAAACAAACTTGTCCCTCAACTAACGAGGATAAATTTTGGGGCACAATAATCTGGGATTGGGAAAAGCAATCATGGATTTCGAGATACTGAACCGCAGGGGTATCCAACAATAGCTTGTGTTGGCAATCATGATATTCCGGAATGCACGGGAGCACAAACCGCAGAACAAGCGATTTTATAGTCGGAGAACGCACGTAACAGCAGTTCTTCTCTACACACCAATCTGTTTCAATAAGCAAATCCTCGAGAGCTGGACACCCGGAGAGCAAGTTAGGAAGGGACTCATCGTTCACGTAACAATTCCAGAGAAGCCGGAGTTTCTTGAGACCAGGCAAACAAACTTCCCCTGCCTCGGATTCGATCGAACAATCTTCAAGAGTCATTTCCACCAGTGTTTTGCACTCGAAACAGCATTGAGGCAACCGAACACGATAGATGACAAAGAGAGAAAGAACACGAACGTCTCGAGCGACCGCAGCGGTGACCCATGCCTGAATACGATTATCGGCAACGTAATCATCAGTTAAACGGACGGTGAAAGTATCTATGGAGCAATTGTGCAGCAACAGAAACCTGTCGACCATGTCCGGAAAGTCCATTTTGTTTTGGAAGAATCCTTCGTCGATGAGACGAAGATCGGGGACATAAGTCCACACGTACCTCCATCTTTTAGCAACAACACTGGTTCTCGCAGACAAATGAATGGGGAGAAAAGAGAGAATGTGACATAGAATTGGGTCCGACAAGTTACTGATTTTATCCATAGATGATTGACAACAATTAGGCACTCAGAAAACAGATATATTCCAATTTTCAGAAGTTTTACGGTTTATGATTTCGATCCACTCCATGGATGCATTCAAGTTTGCAGAGTCGGGAATTTGAATCAATTCTGCCGATACGTTACTCAAATTATGCTATTATATTGGGATTTTCAAACAAGATAAGATGTAAATATTTACATAATTAGTAATTAATTATGACAATCATATAATTTCAAAATCTTTACcctatcttttattatttaatttaattaatttaattggatggtttccttttttttttttaaattatttaatcgGATGGTTATCTTTCCAAGATTTGAGAAATCAAGCGGATTACGATTAACTCAAAAACTCGAACAATTTGGTCAATAAATCTATACTATATAGTATATATTATTGAGTAGAACTCTTGAACGAGTCAACCCAATGCAAGAAATTACCCGGTCTAAGTGGCAATCAGACCCATGTTCTAATGACTAATCCCACCTCTCTCTCTCACCCATCTTGTAATCCCAAAATTACTCGCTAACTTTTGACCTACCGAAGGCTGTGTTTACTTGATAAgtatatgattatattaataattctATCCAAGCATATGTTTATTTGCTTTTTGAAGGTCTGTATTAACATAAAACTCATCTATatctatttaatttaaattttaaatcttgatgatttatcacaaataaatgatgtgataaaaaattatttttaactatTATGTTTTCAAGTGAAAAAATTACACTAATATTCTTAATTTATttcccaaaaaaataatatatgaaaacttcatttaaaaaaattatataacatgcgcataaatttcaaatacttaagatatattattacatttatttgattttaatatacgCAATatccatttaaaaattataaaaatgaataaaaattaataatttaagatatgattaataaatttcattagattttatctttattcatGGGTAAAAAACATTTaactcaatttattaatttttttgaaaaaaaataatataataataatttacattattcaataaaaatcacaatctcagttttacaaataaaaactaaaaataagattatatattataaacaaaAGGCAAAATTATAATTCATCActtaatcataatatcaatcacaatccatcaaagtaaacatttgattatttatacatCATTATTCAACatcttatataaaaaaaaacatcctATAAAATCAGTTTAATAATCTcagtattatttatctatatataattaatctcaTTAAGGCTTAACTCTATCGAAAAATCTCGGAAATAAATGGAGAATCATGATAGATCACTCTGATTTCTCTTCATCTTGACATCGTCTACGGTCTAACCCAAGTCACCCAACTTCATCAGCAGAGGACGAATAATGGGgtatttttctttatcttttttttGCCGCTCCTTTTTCAGTTTgttgtggtttttagttgtattaaggtagtgtttgggagagcttctaaaAAACACTTCTCAGCTTCTCATTAACAAAACTTCATAAAAttgcaaaattttgttaatgaaaagctgagaagtgctgtTTAGAAGttcttccaaacactacctaagtatTCATAGCTTGATCTAGgagctttttatttttatttttttcctccTTTTGGCTCACGATTTTGGTTTGGTTtgaaaatatttgtatatacAGGTAGAGTGGATTTCAGGTCGAATATTTTCGAGTTTGGATTTATCGGGTTGGGTAGCCAAAATGACTGCCCGAAATCGACCCAAAATATTCGGGAACAGATCCCCTGTTGTTCCAAAACAACAGCACCAATTGATGTCCCAAAAAACAATTTCTTTACTGtcctttcttttgttttttgtttttgtttcgttCTCCTAGCCAGTTGTGTATTGAACAGTCACAAATTGGTACTTCTTTTTAGTGTGGGTGTCTTGCACAATCCAAAAGAACAATTGTTTTGGATTCTTCATCTTGTATTGGAAGGTACAACGAATTCGGGCCCTTCGGAATCCCAGATACTCCGACCCTAATTTCACAGTTTAGAAAGTGTCCGTGTAACATACATTTTTGTGTCTTTAATTAGTACTTTTCTTAAAGAATTCATTGGTTTTTATAAGTACAAAAGTTCTGAAATTTAATATGTTTTTCAGTTTGATTTGGATTGGAGGTTTGGCCATTGATGACCTATTCTACGAGAGAATTTAGAGATGGTGAAAAATGGAATATTTGAGTTGAGTAGGTGGTACGTTATATCGATATTGTTGGAATACAAGAACTTTAAccactaaaattaaataataatagtaGATTGAGATTTGAGAAGAGTTTATGCTGTTTGAGAAGAGATTAAAAGCCCAGACAAGACAAGGAaggaaaacaaaatttaaaaaagaaatgaaaagaaaaaaaattaaaagcccAGACAAGACAaggaaaacaaaattaaaaaaaaaaaaagaacagaaAAACAGCAAAAGACGTCATTTTGTGCACAACACTTGGTGGTGTTGTTTTGGCGCAGCAGCGGATCCGTTCCCAAAATATTCGGGTATCCAAAATTTCCTCgatctttttttttcaaaatttttaaaaatattttttcagacTTCTTCAACATTTCAAACGTGGTAAATGATAAAAGTAAACCAAGTTACAGAACCCATCTTCATATTTTCCGCTCTTCTTAAATCTTtgcatcattattttttttatttttttttttgggaaaatgGTGAAAATACTGATATGGAAGGAGATAAGATTTCAAATCATATTAGAAAAATATTCATAGCTCATAGAATCGAGATTGATATGTAAAAGGAATTTCATATATGTTGAAGAAGTTGTTTACAGAGAGTCAAACATGCCTATTTATAGTAATGTGATGACTGTGATTTTACTAAGCCTAACTAAGTGACACATAAGCTAACATTTAATACTCCCCCTCAAGATGATGAATGAATATTATGCATTCCCATCTTGGACAAAATACTAAGAAAACGAGAAGGCAACAAAGGCTTAGTAAACAAGTCTGCTAGTTGAAGCTCCGAAGAAACATGCATTAACTTCACGATTCCAGCTTGGACCTTTTCTTGTACAATATGACAATCGATGTCAATATGCTTTGTTCTCTCGTGAAAAACAGGATTAGACACTATATGTATGGCTGCCTGGTTATCACAAAATAATACAGCTGGTTCATCACAAATGACTCCAAGATCAGCAAGAAGTGAACGAAGCCATAGTATTTCACACACAGAAGATGCCATTGATCTGTATTCTACTTCAGCTGATGATTTCGAAACAGTTTGTTGTTTCTTGGCACACCAAGAGATCATAGATTGTCCAAGAAATACACAAAATCCAGTTACTGAGCGTCGAGTATCTACACACGCACCCCAATCCGCATCTGAGAACAGCTGAAGTTTCAGATTAGACTTCGATTTATATAGTAAACCTTGACCAATTGTTCCCTTTACATATCTGAGTATATCAAGTGCTGCCTCCATATGAGTTGTTCGTGGCTTAGAAACATATTGACTAAGCTTATTTACAGCAAAAGCTAAGTCTGGCCGAGTAATTGTAAGGCACAACAATCTTCCAATCAATCTTCGATAGGATGTAGGATCATCAACTAAATCACCATCATCTTGCGTAATTCTGATATTAACATCCATAGGAGTACTTCGTGATTTACATCCCAAGAGACCTGCTTCTGTTAACAACTTTAGAGCATAATTTCTTTGGCAGATTGAGATGCCAAGAGAAGATCGTGTCACCTCTATGCCCAAAAAATACTTTAAACTCCCCAAATCTTTCAAACGAAATCTGCCATTAAGGAATTCTGTCAACTCAGTGGCTTTTTGTTTACTGTTTGTAGCTATCactatatcatcaacatacacTAACAAGGCCAAAAAAATAGTACCACGAACTCTTGTGAATAAGGAGTTATCTGCATGGGACTGAGAAAAACCAATATCTAACAATGTGGAAGAAAACTTTGCAAACCATTGTCGTGAAGCTTGTTTAAGACCATAAAGTGACTTATGAAGTTTGCAAACTGCATTTACAGGTAACATCTCCCCCTCACGACAATAACCAGGAGGTAAAGTCATATAGACTTCTTCAAGCAAATCACCATGAAGAAAAGAATTGTTAACGTCAAGTTGAGTAAGAAACCAACCACGAATAGATGCAAGAGCAAGTAATGTCTTGACAGTAACCAATTTGGCAACAGGAGAAAAAGTCTCAAGATAATCGAGACCCTCTTGTTGAGTATAACCCTTGGCCACTAAACGAGCTTTGTGACATTGCAAATGGCCATCAGCACCAAACTTTGCCTTATAGACCCATCGACAACCAACTGCGGTCTTGGTTGCAGGTAAAGACACAATAGACCATGTGTCATTGAGCTCCGAAGCCTTAAGCTCTTCAGCCATGGCCTGTCTCCACTCAGGCAGAACAACAGCTTGAGCAAAAGTGTCAGGCTCAAGAACAGAAGAAATGTTATTAACAAAGGCACAATAAGAAGGAGATAATTTGGAAGAATTAAGAACAAAATGCAAAGGATGAGCAGTGGAAAAATTGGAGGAAGACTGAACCATATAGCATTGGTAATCAGTGAGATGAGAAGGCTTTTGTAATGATCGTCCAGAATGAGTGGTTTGTTGATGGACAGGAAGAAGTGAGGGAAGAGACTCAGGAGAAGGTAAAACAGTATCCTGGAATATGTCAGGAAGAACAAGGGAAGAAGAAGATTCCTTGAATGGAAAAACTTCTTCATGAAAAATGACATACCGAGATATAAACACCTCATTTGTGTGGATGTTCAACAACTTATAGGCTTTATATCCTGGGGgataaccaataaatatacaTTTGACAGCTCGTGGGGAGAATTTATGTCGTGATGACAAAAGAGTGGAAGCATAACAAAGACACCCAAATACCTTCAAGTGAGAATACATAGGATGTTTTCCATACAATTTTTCAAAAGGAGTTTGATTATCAAGGATTTGAGGAGTAGTACGATTGATGAGATACACAGCAGTGTTAACGCAATCACACCAATAGACAAGTGGAATATTGGACTGAAACAAGAGAGCCCTTGCCACATTAAGTATATGCTGATGTTTTCTCTCAACAATAGAGTTTTGTTGAGGTCTTTCCACACAGGAATAATGATGAACAATACCCTCTTTGTTAAAGAGATCAACAAAACCAAGCTCAGGAGCATTATCACTCCGTACGGATTTAATAcaagcattgaattgagttttgacCATGCGACTAAAAATTGGAAAAATATTAGACGCATCAGATTTATTTTGCAACATATATACCCATGTGAACCTTGTATGATCATCAACAATGGTAAAGAAATATCGATAACCTTCAACGTAAATTGGAGTAAAAGGACCCCATATATCAATATGTAAGAGATCAAAGGAACGCTCACAGATTTTATTGAGAGAAACAAAAGGCAatctcttttgtttagacaaaTGACATATTGAACAATGTTTTATTTCTTTAGCAGCTGGATCAAATTGTAAGATATCACCTATGACAAAGATTCTAGTGGAAGAAGGATGCCCCATACGGCAATGCCATAATTCTGTTTTAGGAACACTACAAACTAAGGAAGAAGAAGACATATCTGGTTTGAGTAGCACATATAGGTTTCCAACTCTTTTACCCGTCCCAATCATTTTGGTCTTGTTGATATCCTGGATATGACAAAAATCAGACACAAAAGACACGGAGCACATGAGGACTCGAGTAAGAGAGCTGATCGATAGCAAATTGAATTGAAAATgaggaacatataaaacatcattgaGAATGAGATCTTTGGCTAAACGAACAGAACCCAAAAGTTTTACTGGAATAGTTAGACCATTAGGCAATGTGACAGTAGAGTTAACTGCCCTGGAAGAACTAAATAAGGAGATGGAACAACATATATGATGAGTTGCTCCTGTATCCATTACCCAATCTGTTCTTGAAAtggaaaaataagaagaagatgaGGAGTGTATACCAGCAAAACAGGACACAATATGCTCTTGCTGTTGTCCTGTCGAATTGGAACCATTCCCAGCTTGGAGCTTAGTACTCAGAAACTCTATGAGCTGCTGACATTGATTTTGAGTCAAAGTGTCTATCGAGGTATTTGAAGATAACTCTGCAGTCCCTGATATTTGATGAGCTTGTGGCTTATTTGAAGTAGAATTCTGATTGTATCTTGGATGTCCAGGTGGAAATCCATGAAGATTAAAACATTTATCAACAGTATGATTTGTGAAGTGACAATAAGAACACATCATCTTATCCAATTTTCCTCCATTTGATCTCTGAAATGGTCTCGTGTATGCAGCAGCAGCAACATTAAATGATGAATTTTGTGGCTTCGTAGATGTAGCAGCAGCAATGGTAACTGGTGAACTTACAGAATTTATACCAGTTGCAGAATCAACAGCTACTTTATGAATACTACAATGTATGGATCTCTGCCTCTCTTCTTGCACTACAAGTGAAAAAACTTTTGTAATTACCGGTAGAGGCTCTGACATCAATATCTGTGCTCGAACCTGTGCATAAGATTCATTTAACCCCATCAAAAATTGCATCACACATTCCTGATTTTGATAGTTCACCCATTCCTTCGTTGAACCacaattacagactgaatttgGTTGATAGTCTCGCAACTCATCCCAAAGCATTCGCAACCTGGTATAATATGAAGTAACATCCATTGATCCTTGTTGTAGTTCACTAAGATACCTCTTAATTTGATATACTCGCGGAGCATTGCTCTGATGAAATCGATCTCGTAGATCTGTCCAAATCTCACTAGCAGTTGTCATGTACATAAGACTATCAGCAATTTCTCGTGTTATAGAATTCAGAAGCCAAGATATCACCATGCTGTTGCATCTAATCCAAGATCCATATAGCAAATCATCAGATCGAGGACATTGAATTGAGAAATcaattgtgagacctcgattctaaaccactaatctcggattaaacaacaagtaagcgaacaagaatacaagactaaaacaattcaaaagtttttttttttttttttttttttttaaaggctcgcgcccgcgcgaggtaccaagctcgcgcgcgcgcgggcaaacgattcagaggcccaacggaggcctcgcgcacgcgcgaggaacgcctcgcccgcgcgcggaaggcctgggcataaatgctcaggctgcagaaaaaaagaaaagaattccgcgcttggtccgacatgccttcaaatacaaatgcaataacagggtgtagggaaacatgccataacaagtcatgctttcagaaggcctaaaaacaaccagaagtctaaatcgatacagcaacaacatacttcgatttcagattacaatccgaatacaaactaattcgaataacaaaacatatcaagttcgagttctaacatgcttcaatcttaaactagataaacatgctaattcgacttctaaaccgagtctcacttctactacttgccctcgaagctaaccatgcctcttctgacttgttcctgccccatttgttgccaagtacacatacaaaacaaagcaacagccagataaccggtgagaatgataatcccagtaaaagcaacatatcaagtaatgaatatacaacatgctatcaaaccacatattcaagtcgaagttaatgatatgcatgtctttaaaaccaggatatcgattctgataaacacgggagtattgctctgcttttgggatcccgaggatgagatcacgtaacgactcaccgactctcccaatcgaggtggtgccacgtatcccactcctctagactttgagcaaccataatgagtatgctagcactaggcgaaatactacaacctaggccactcaatcatagttcccaaacgtctaacaaaaagggcggttctgcccgctgaaatcaaagtaggctcaagatgcatgcataacagaaacataaacataagccacataacaaaactcaatcaatcaacaattac
Proteins encoded:
- the LOC140884404 gene encoding F-box/FBD/LRR-repeat protein At5g56420-like isoform X1; this translates as MDKISNLSDPILCHILSFLPIHLSARTSVVAKRWRYVWTYVPDLRLIDEGFFQNKMDFPDMVDRFLLLHNCSIDTFTVRLTDDYVADNRIQAWVTAAVARDVRVLSLFVIYRVRLPQCCFECKTLVEMTLEDCSIESEAGEVCLPGLKKLRLLWNCYVNDESLPNLLSGCPALEDLLIETDWCVEKNCCYVRSPTIKSLVLRFVLPCIPEYHDCQHKLLLDTPAVQYLEIHDCFSQSQIIVPQNLSSLVEGQVCFSWDLFFEVKDCWRSIFHFVDKLSNAKSLTLRNNVSMKLLDSTFSIGTTKFHNLIKLEIEADWYILLTELLQSAYNLESLTVLKVKDELKRWREPKQLPKCLLSSLKYVVIHGFEGGDDELNMIRYILRHAKVLQRMDINSVSHGEDAKILEQVSYSSRASQMCRLTFVSDV
- the LOC140884404 gene encoding F-box/FBD/LRR-repeat protein At5g56420-like isoform X2 — its product is MDKISNLSDPILCHILSFLPIHLSARTSVVAKRWRYVWTYVPDLRLIDEGFFQNKMDFPDMVDRFLLLHNCSIDTFTVRLTDDYVADNRIQAWVTAAVARDVRVLSLFVIYRVRLPQCCFECKTLVEMTLEDCSIESEAGEVCLPGLKKLRLLWNCYVNDESLPNLLSGCPALEDLLIETDWCVEKNCCYVRSPTIKSLVLRFVLPCIPEYHDCQHKLLLDTPAVQYLEIHDCFSQSQIIVPQNLSSLVEGQVCFSWDLFFELLDSTFSIGTTKFHNLIKLEIEADWYILLTELLQSAYNLESLTVLKVKDELKRWREPKQLPKCLLSSLKYVVIHGFEGGDDELNMIRYILRHAKVLQRMDINSVSHGEDAKILEQVSYSSRASQMCRLTFVSDV